The following proteins are co-located in the Gloeocapsa sp. PCC 7428 genome:
- a CDS encoding sorbosone dehydrogenase family protein — protein MKKVTRRKLGLFLLGWIAFLGFSIPVYSQQPAQRRIERVEGYLATPEPLEFNESLVQQLRMPAGFRINVFAKDLGNPRNIAIAPDGTVYVTRREEQDVIALRDRNRDGRADEMRTIASNLPFVNGITIYQNRLYYVTDTSLYASDLGRNGAVGTQVLINDLPDAGQHPNRTIAFGPDGMLYISVGSTCNACDEPNDEHATMLRARPDGSDRTIYAQGLRNTIPFGWHPQTKQFWGLDHGSDWRGNDQPPEELNLIEQGKHYGWPFCFGDRRPDVYLPGEPEGKSKAEFCATTEPPVLTYTAHSAPLAMVFYTASQFPQEYRNDAFVTMRGSWNRNPPVGYKVVRIRYQNGKPTRIEDFVTGFLNEQRTTQFGRPVGIGVTPDGSLLFTDDTNGVIYRVTYAGTARR, from the coding sequence ATGAAAAAGGTCACGCGCCGAAAACTTGGATTGTTTTTGCTTGGATGGATTGCATTTTTAGGGTTCAGCATTCCTGTCTATTCGCAGCAGCCAGCACAACGGCGAATTGAACGAGTGGAAGGATATCTAGCAACGCCAGAACCACTTGAGTTTAATGAATCGCTCGTGCAACAACTCAGGATGCCCGCAGGATTTCGGATTAATGTCTTCGCCAAAGACTTAGGGAATCCTCGCAATATCGCGATTGCCCCCGATGGCACAGTTTATGTCACGCGCCGTGAAGAGCAAGATGTTATTGCACTACGCGATCGCAACCGTGATGGACGTGCAGACGAGATGCGGACAATCGCCTCAAATTTACCGTTTGTCAATGGAATTACGATTTATCAAAATCGCTTGTACTATGTCACCGATACGAGTTTGTACGCCTCTGATTTAGGTCGTAACGGTGCAGTTGGTACCCAAGTTTTGATTAACGATCTACCCGATGCAGGGCAACACCCTAACCGGACGATCGCGTTTGGTCCTGACGGTATGCTGTATATTTCGGTAGGAAGTACGTGTAACGCCTGCGACGAGCCAAACGACGAACACGCAACGATGCTACGCGCCCGCCCTGATGGCAGCGATCGCACAATTTACGCACAAGGATTGCGCAATACAATTCCTTTTGGTTGGCATCCGCAAACCAAGCAGTTTTGGGGACTCGACCACGGTAGCGACTGGCGGGGTAACGATCAACCACCTGAGGAGTTGAATTTGATCGAACAGGGTAAGCATTACGGTTGGCCTTTTTGTTTTGGCGATCGTCGTCCAGATGTTTATTTACCTGGCGAACCTGAGGGGAAATCTAAAGCAGAATTTTGCGCCACCACTGAACCACCAGTACTGACCTACACCGCGCACAGCGCGCCCTTAGCAATGGTCTTCTACACTGCGTCGCAGTTTCCCCAAGAGTATCGCAACGATGCGTTTGTAACAATGCGGGGTTCGTGGAATCGCAATCCGCCCGTAGGTTACAAAGTTGTCCGCATTCGCTATCAAAATGGTAAACCTACTAGAATCGAGGATTTTGTTACAGGTTTTCTCAACGAACAGCGCACCACGCAATTTGGTAGACCTGTAGGTATTGGGGTCACACCCGATGGCTCGTTATTATTTACTGATGATACGAACGGTGTAATTTATCGCGTAACGTATGCAGGTACAGCAAGAAGATAA
- a CDS encoding DUF4832 domain-containing protein: MTKVFKLPVVLAIMSMNLMGLCHAAANSDTTTMSYTSSEENFTNPERGFYVSMEPIGNKAISPLELSELQKIRNNNISLVRKYYLLSDFRNKPISQSFLEMISNDCQTARKAGVKLIVRFTYNWLGGGDDASANVILSHLDQLKPLLEANYDVIAYMEAGFIGNWGEWHKSSNNHVDSWTLDANNNAKNILHKLLSVLPNQRMVALRYFKHKKQILGSDPLSSTEAFNSSFRARTGHHNDAFRAGVDDMGTYSYVNPVQVAQEKAWLNLDTRYVVQSGEPAGVASSLAYTDCKGTLADLAQMHWSAMSINQSDSTQVYQKWQTQGCMEEIKRRLGYRFRLLNSTVPNRIKPGSTFSMKFTVVNDGWASPYNPRRLEVILRHTQTGQEYYLPVAESLRRWTPGVTTAVNVEGNLPNNMAAGDYQVLLNLPDPHYRLRNRPDYSIRLANKSVWEPSTGYNSLLQNVRVDATATASPYSAKRFFAAR; the protein is encoded by the coding sequence ATGACAAAAGTTTTTAAACTACCCGTAGTGTTAGCAATTATGAGCATGAATTTGATGGGTTTGTGCCATGCAGCAGCTAACTCTGATACTACTACGATGTCATACACAAGTAGTGAAGAAAATTTTACTAACCCTGAAAGAGGCTTTTATGTTTCGATGGAGCCGATTGGCAATAAAGCCATCTCACCATTAGAACTCTCTGAGCTACAGAAGATTAGAAATAATAATATATCTTTAGTTCGTAAATACTACCTGCTATCTGACTTCAGAAATAAACCAATATCGCAGTCTTTCCTAGAGATGATATCGAACGACTGCCAAACAGCGCGTAAGGCAGGAGTCAAATTAATTGTCCGATTTACATACAATTGGTTAGGTGGGGGTGATGATGCTTCTGCAAATGTTATTCTTTCCCACTTAGACCAATTAAAGCCATTATTAGAAGCTAACTACGATGTCATTGCTTATATGGAAGCAGGCTTCATTGGTAACTGGGGAGAATGGCATAAGTCTAGCAATAATCATGTTGACTCTTGGACTTTAGACGCAAATAATAATGCCAAAAACATTTTACATAAACTATTGTCTGTATTACCAAACCAACGGATGGTAGCGCTGCGTTACTTCAAGCATAAAAAGCAGATCCTTGGCAGCGATCCGCTATCATCTACAGAGGCATTTAATAGTTCTTTTAGAGCTAGAACTGGTCATCACAACGATGCTTTTCGTGCTGGTGTAGATGATATGGGAACATACAGCTATGTTAATCCTGTCCAAGTAGCGCAAGAAAAAGCCTGGCTCAACCTTGATACTAGATACGTAGTGCAAAGCGGTGAACCTGCGGGAGTGGCTAGTTCGCTAGCTTATACTGACTGCAAAGGTACTTTAGCTGATTTAGCACAGATGCACTGGAGCGCAATGTCAATTAATCAGTCTGATTCAACACAAGTTTATCAGAAGTGGCAAACGCAAGGTTGTATGGAAGAAATCAAGCGCCGCTTAGGGTATCGCTTCCGCCTCTTAAATTCAACTGTGCCAAATAGAATCAAACCAGGTAGTACTTTTTCGATGAAGTTTACTGTAGTAAACGATGGTTGGGCTAGTCCATATAACCCCCGTAGGCTAGAAGTTATTCTCCGCCATACTCAAACTGGGCAAGAGTACTATCTTCCTGTAGCCGAATCTTTACGGCGATGGACACCTGGTGTTACTACTGCCGTCAACGTTGAAGGTAATCTTCCCAACAACATGGCTGCTGGCGATTATCAAGTACTCTTGAATTTGCCCGATCCTCATTACAGATTACGAAACCGCCCAGATTATTCAATTAGGCTAGCTAATAAGTCTGTGTGGGAGCCATCTACTGGGTATAATTCTTTACTACAAAATGTCAGAGTCGATGCGACAGCAACAGCAAGTCCGTATTCTGCTAAGCGCTTCTTCGCCGCCCGCTAA
- a CDS encoding phage holin family protein: MGIIITWIVTTISFLIISRLPIGVEIDSFGKAALSAAIFGILNAFVRPIIAFFAFPITLLTLGLFSIVINAIIFGLAALLVHGFRLRWGIWSALIGTIALSIVNSILFSLLGTVGL, from the coding sequence ATGGGTATTATCATTACTTGGATTGTTACTACAATCAGTTTCTTAATTATTTCGAGACTACCCATCGGCGTAGAAATTGACAGCTTTGGTAAAGCCGCATTATCAGCCGCAATTTTTGGAATTCTTAATGCATTTGTTCGTCCAATTATTGCTTTTTTTGCTTTTCCGATTACTCTCCTAACTTTAGGGTTATTCAGCATTGTCATTAATGCAATTATTTTTGGCTTAGCAGCACTATTAGTGCATGGATTTCGCTTGCGTTGGGGAATTTGGAGCGCGCTGATCGGCACGATCGCTCTGAGTATTGTTAATTCGATTCTATTTAGTTTACTTGGAACAGTAGGATTGTAA
- a CDS encoding ferric reductase-like transmembrane domain-containing protein, whose translation MFQMKNPWVAGTFWVVLYLLITLSPLLILLIHPVPGGRGFWIEFSAALGYVGLAMMMLQFALTARFDAIAAPYGIDIVLQYHRYITQVAFALILAHPIILFVRDAEYLQLLNFFEAPWRARFAVISTISLILLVVTSLWRQKLKLNYEVWRTSHGILAVLAVGLGLAHAFGVNYYLALPWKALLWILLALLAFGSLIYVRLIKPWLMTQKPYRVEAVVPQRGDVYTLVLRPQGHEGIRFLPGQFAWLTLDRSPYRIQEHPFSFSSNGDRPDQVALTIKAVGDFTNTIKDVQPGTKAFLDGPHGAFTPDRFDCSGLVLIANGVGVTPMISILVTLAERGDHRPIRLIYANGSWEDVAFREDLEYLNKRLDSLTVTHVIKEPPDDWPGESGYVDKDLLARHIPQNREGWRYFLCGSPRFLDETEKALHDLGVPAKAIHMEHFNLV comes from the coding sequence ATGTTTCAAATGAAAAATCCCTGGGTTGCCGGAACCTTTTGGGTAGTTTTATATCTTTTAATTACGCTTTCTCCCTTGTTGATTCTTTTGATTCACCCAGTTCCAGGAGGAAGGGGATTTTGGATCGAATTTTCTGCCGCCTTGGGTTATGTGGGCTTAGCAATGATGATGTTGCAGTTCGCATTAACTGCGCGGTTTGATGCGATCGCGGCTCCTTATGGTATTGATATTGTTCTGCAATACCATCGCTATATTACCCAGGTTGCATTTGCGTTAATTCTGGCACATCCGATTATTTTGTTCGTTCGCGATGCAGAATATTTACAGCTACTCAATTTTTTTGAGGCACCGTGGCGGGCAAGATTCGCGGTAATCTCGACAATCTCATTAATTTTGCTCGTTGTCACTTCGCTGTGGCGGCAGAAGCTCAAGCTTAACTACGAAGTGTGGCGCACTAGTCATGGAATTTTGGCTGTCCTGGCGGTGGGGTTGGGGTTAGCTCATGCGTTTGGCGTTAATTATTATCTAGCGCTACCTTGGAAAGCATTGTTGTGGATACTCTTAGCACTGCTTGCTTTTGGTTCGTTGATTTATGTTCGTTTAATCAAGCCGTGGTTAATGACGCAAAAGCCGTATCGAGTCGAAGCAGTAGTACCACAGCGAGGTGATGTTTATACATTGGTACTCCGTCCGCAAGGTCATGAAGGTATTCGTTTTTTACCAGGACAATTTGCTTGGTTAACGCTCGATCGCTCTCCTTATCGCATTCAAGAGCATCCGTTTTCATTTTCTTCTAACGGCGATCGCCCCGATCAAGTTGCACTGACGATCAAAGCCGTTGGTGACTTCACAAACACTATCAAAGATGTCCAGCCAGGAACAAAAGCTTTTCTTGATGGTCCGCACGGGGCTTTTACTCCCGATCGCTTTGATTGTAGTGGGCTGGTACTCATTGCAAATGGTGTCGGCGTTACACCGATGATTAGCATTCTGGTAACGCTTGCTGAACGCGGCGATCATCGACCGATTCGTTTGATTTATGCCAATGGTTCTTGGGAAGATGTTGCTTTTCGCGAAGACTTGGAATATCTCAATAAGCGATTAGATAGTCTTACGGTAACGCACGTGATTAAGGAACCTCCGGATGATTGGCCTGGAGAATCAGGCTATGTTGATAAAGACCTGCTAGCACGACACATTCCGCAAAATCGCGAAGGCTGGCGTTATTTTCTTTGCGGTTCTCCCCGCTTTTTAGATGAAACCGAAAAAGCTTTACACGACTTAGGAGTACCTGCAAAAGCTATTCACATGGAACACTTTAATCTTGTTTGA
- a CDS encoding polysaccharide biosynthesis protein encodes MKICQECKEMVDALSKVWLRLRNRHFFVADAVIFLLTPALALALRLDKLFVFRVYGTDVLIVTAVFLVVKILLLYQFGFYRRCWRYASIDELIQVVASMAAVLVVQTWLFYVLYYTTDLISDLPRSLPLLDGILSLILVGGIRFSVRALERVCQLPKTNQQYERALIVGAGHAGVSMVQTIQHNPKLGLYAVGFIDDDPTKLGLRIRGVRVLGDRHSIPNIIRAFDIERVIIAMPTVSGKMIREIVDRCQSLGVATSTLPSIHEILSGHARAASIRDVKIEDLLRREPIKTNVEAVSHFLNGKRVLITGAGGSIGSEICRQVLQCCPAEILLVGHGENSVFNIQQELQQALETWHRCSTNIPRLTTLIADIRFAARLDYVFEQFKPDIVFHAAAHKHVPLMEANSPEAITNNVVGTKNLLDLALRYNVKHFVMISTDKAVNPTSIMGASKRAAEMLVLKAAQVSKKPFVVVRFGNVLGSRGSVVPTFKRQIAAGGPITITHPDICRYFMTIPEAVQLVLQAAVIGHGGEVFMLNMGEPVKIVDLAKDLIRLSGYEVGKDIDIVYTGLRPGEKLYEELFIPGERYEPTQHEKILSVCNASGIIPENLESMVAALCKAADLNDNQAIVSLLQQLVIEYKPGGSNAAKKSVSDRASFSAKGDRTFRQQNLTQVTSESLQLEKDLKRALMQRELRIHYQPIVNLVTKEITSFEALLRWQHPQHGLIAPAKFINIAEDTGLIVPIGWWVLRQACQQLQLWQQQFPHTRLGLSINLSRQQFFQPDLSERIAQILADVHLAAGSLRLEMAEDAIVEDDEYTSALIRQLTALGVQLQIDNIGVGYSFLSLLLQLPQLLQNKKISRLKLDRTLVSCDDSETAEIMQTITAIAHDLHINVTATGVETTKQLARVKALNCEYAQGYLFSKPLEDSAAGRLLEQQLRYQISHPK; translated from the coding sequence TTGAAAATTTGCCAGGAATGTAAAGAGATGGTAGATGCCCTATCAAAGGTTTGGTTACGCTTACGTAACCGCCACTTTTTTGTCGCCGATGCAGTGATTTTTTTGCTGACACCTGCATTAGCACTGGCTTTGCGCCTTGATAAACTATTTGTTTTCAGAGTTTACGGAACCGATGTTCTTATTGTAACAGCAGTTTTTTTAGTAGTAAAGATATTACTGTTGTATCAATTTGGCTTTTATCGTAGATGTTGGCGTTACGCCAGTATTGATGAATTGATTCAAGTCGTCGCTTCGATGGCTGCGGTCTTAGTAGTTCAAACTTGGTTATTTTATGTGCTGTATTACACGACTGATTTAATCAGTGATTTGCCGCGATCGCTGCCGTTGCTCGATGGAATACTTAGTCTCATATTGGTAGGTGGAATACGCTTTAGCGTGCGGGCACTCGAACGCGTGTGCCAACTTCCGAAAACAAATCAGCAATACGAACGCGCGTTGATCGTCGGTGCAGGTCATGCAGGCGTATCAATGGTGCAAACAATTCAGCACAACCCTAAACTTGGTCTTTATGCGGTTGGTTTCATTGACGACGATCCCACCAAGCTAGGCTTACGGATTCGGGGAGTTCGCGTACTTGGCGATCGCCATAGCATCCCTAACATTATTCGCGCTTTTGATATTGAGCGCGTGATTATTGCGATGCCTACAGTTTCTGGGAAAATGATTCGCGAAATTGTCGATCGCTGCCAGTCGCTGGGGGTGGCAACAAGTACTTTACCCAGCATTCATGAGATTCTCAGCGGTCATGCTCGTGCTGCCAGTATTCGCGATGTCAAAATTGAAGACTTACTACGGCGAGAACCAATAAAAACAAATGTGGAAGCAGTATCGCACTTCCTCAATGGCAAACGAGTTCTGATTACAGGTGCAGGCGGCTCAATCGGTAGCGAGATTTGTCGTCAAGTTCTTCAGTGCTGTCCTGCCGAAATTTTGCTTGTTGGACACGGCGAGAACTCTGTGTTTAACATTCAGCAAGAACTTCAACAAGCCTTAGAAACTTGGCATCGTTGTTCTACCAATATCCCTCGGCTGACGACGTTAATCGCGGATATTCGCTTTGCTGCGCGTTTAGATTATGTTTTTGAGCAATTTAAACCGGACATTGTTTTCCACGCCGCAGCACATAAGCACGTGCCTTTGATGGAAGCCAATTCTCCCGAAGCAATCACAAACAACGTTGTGGGAACCAAAAATTTGCTCGATTTGGCGCTGCGCTACAACGTCAAACACTTTGTCATGATTTCCACCGACAAAGCTGTGAATCCCACAAGCATTATGGGTGCAAGCAAAAGAGCCGCAGAGATGTTGGTTCTTAAAGCCGCGCAAGTCAGCAAAAAACCTTTTGTTGTTGTGCGATTTGGTAATGTTTTGGGCAGTAGGGGCAGTGTTGTTCCAACGTTTAAGCGACAAATCGCCGCAGGAGGTCCGATTACAATTACGCATCCTGACATTTGTCGTTATTTTATGACAATTCCAGAAGCTGTACAACTTGTGTTGCAAGCTGCGGTAATCGGTCACGGTGGCGAAGTTTTCATGCTTAATATGGGAGAACCTGTCAAAATTGTCGATTTGGCAAAAGATTTGATTCGCCTTTCAGGTTATGAAGTCGGTAAAGATATTGATATTGTGTATACAGGGCTACGACCAGGCGAAAAACTCTACGAGGAATTGTTTATTCCTGGCGAACGCTACGAACCAACGCAGCATGAAAAAATTCTCTCAGTGTGCAACGCGAGTGGCATCATTCCTGAAAATTTAGAGTCAATGGTCGCAGCGCTTTGCAAAGCTGCCGATTTGAATGACAATCAAGCGATTGTTTCTTTGCTACAGCAGTTGGTGATTGAGTACAAGCCAGGCGGTAGCAATGCGGCTAAAAAGAGTGTCAGCGATCGCGCTTCTTTCAGTGCCAAAGGCGATCGCACTTTTCGTCAACAAAATCTTACTCAAGTTACGTCTGAATCACTACAACTCGAAAAAGACTTAAAACGGGCATTAATGCAACGCGAGTTGCGGATTCACTATCAACCGATTGTCAACTTAGTAACGAAGGAAATTACAAGCTTTGAAGCTTTATTGCGCTGGCAACATCCGCAACATGGTTTGATTGCGCCCGCAAAATTTATCAATATTGCCGAAGACACAGGCTTAATTGTACCCATTGGTTGGTGGGTATTACGTCAAGCGTGCCAACAACTTCAACTTTGGCAACAGCAATTTCCGCATACGCGCTTGGGATTGAGCATCAATCTCTCGCGTCAGCAGTTTTTTCAACCTGACTTAAGCGAACGAATTGCCCAAATTTTAGCAGATGTCCATTTGGCAGCAGGTAGTTTAAGGTTAGAGATGGCTGAAGATGCGATCGTAGAAGATGATGAGTATACTTCAGCGCTGATTCGACAGTTAACTGCTTTAGGCGTGCAATTGCAAATCGATAATATTGGTGTTGGTTACTCGTTTTTAAGCTTGCTTCTGCAACTACCACAACTACTACAAAATAAAAAAATTAGCAGACTGAAGCTCGACCGCACGCTCGTTAGTTGTGACGACAGTGAAACTGCGGAGATTATGCAAACGATTACAGCGATCGCGCACGATTTGCATATAAATGTGACAGCTACCGGAGTCGAAACAACAAAACAGCTTGCCCGTGTCAAAGCACTCAATTGTGAATACGCGCAAGGTTATCTATTCTCTAAACCTTTAGAAGATAGCGCAGCAGGAAGATTGCTAGAACAGCAGTTGCGATATCAAATTTCACATCCTAAATGA